The DNA sequence CTTACAGAATGTTTTCTTGTTTTTTTGCAAGAAAATAATCTGTCTCAAGGTTCTTATACCCTTAAAGGGGTACTGTAAAGGTCCGCTCAGCTGGGTTAGCTTCTTGCTGAATAGTTGCGGTTTATCTTTTAAAGGCCGATAACGGTATTTCAGTAAGAGTAAAATAAAACTGCTGTTGTGCTTTCAGCGCCTGCCTACGACAGTTTCCGCAACTATTTGGTATATACTTCGTCGGGATCAAAAATCAAATCGGCAATTACTTTCAGGCTATTGTTCTCAACCGCTCTGTAAAAGCAGGAGCCGTATCCCTTATGGCAGGCCGCGCCGCCAATCTGGTCAACCTTATAGACGACAGTGTCTCCATCGCAGTCGACAAGAATTTCGTGAATTTTCTGGATGTGTCCGGATGTTTCCCCTTTCATCCAGATCTTATTTCTCGATCTGC is a window from the Desulfopila inferna genome containing:
- the hisI gene encoding phosphoribosyl-AMP cyclohydrolase; the protein is MVNLDFSKNKDNLIPAIAQDYKTGEILMLAYINEEAFQKSVKSGTAHYWSRSRNKIWMKGETSGHIQKIHEILVDCDGDTVVYKVDQIGGAACHKGYGSCFYRAVENNSLKVIADLIFDPDEVYTK